Below is a window of Zygotorulaspora mrakii chromosome 3, complete sequence DNA.
AACAAGAGGAAAATAAAAGAGCTACCAGCTGTGATAAAGTTGACGTAAGTGCATTCTTGgattattttgaaaagtttgaaagtAAAAGGCAATCGGAAGGCTCAAATTTGGGTAGATTTAGGGATAGGCAGTTGACTCATTATTATTCTGAGCTTTTTTTCCCTGAGCTTTTacaaaactggaaaaaaagtgaaCATGTTGACACTGACTATACAAAAAGTAAGAAAGCCACTGAGTTGAATATCGGCAGAAAAATTATTGTGACGCCAGAGTAGAGAGTAACtctccaattttttttttatttcgtaataaatatataaagTATCCTCTGATGGATGAATTAACGTTTTGTTTGTTGATTGGATTTCTCTTCGTTAATAATATTATATAGAGCTAAAATGAAACTTATACAGGATAGAAATctatttcttcttctccttGTTGGAAGTGGAATTTTTTGGTAGTTCTTTAACGAATGGCAAAAATTCTGGTTCACCAGGAAtatattttctcaataCTTCTGGGACAACAATACCGTCTTCAGTTTGATAATTCTCTAAAACACAACACAATGCTCTTTGTGTTGCACTTAAAGTGGAGTTCAAACAATGAACGTACTTCTTTTCTCTGTCgcccattttttttataccACATCTGATTTCCAAGTTTCTTGATTGATAATCGGTACAATTTGAACAAGAGACTAGTTCTTTATATTCGTTTTGGTAAGGGAACCAAGCTTCTAGATCGTATTTCTTTGCAGCAGCATTATTTAGCTCACCAGAAACGATACCCACTACGCGGTATGGAAGTTTCAAACTTTGATAAAACTCTTCGGCAGTACCAATCATTCTGTCGAACTCTTCCCACGATTTTTCGGGCTCCGTCAAAcaaaattgttcaattttttcgaaTGCATGTACTCTAAAGACACCCCAAGCATCCTTACCATGAGCACCAGCTTCTCTGCggaaacaagaagaataaCCGGCATAACGAACCGGCAACTGTTCTTGAGGTTTTTCAAACCATTCCCCGCTGTGATAAGCGGAAATAGGTTGTTCAGAAGTTGCAATTAAATACTTCTCATCGTCCCCATCGACAACTTTGTACAACTCCTCATCGAATTCCGACAATTGTGCAGTTCTGGCCATAACTTCTttattcatcatcactgGTGCTTGTAATGGAATGTAGCCTCTAGCAGCTAAAAATGACAAACCGTAGCTAATCAAAGCCTGGTTCAAGAAGACACCGTAGTTTCTGAAGAAGTACCCTCTGTGGCCCGAGATTTTGACACCACGTTCTGGATCATAGCCATCCAATCTCAACAAGACCTCGTGGTGAGACAACTTGGCAGGTTGGCCGGTTGCTGATGCATTACTACCAACTTCTTTTAAGTCTTCGGGTTTCCAGACACGGACTAACTCGTTGTTGTCTTCGTCATTCGAGACAACCACACTTGGATGAACAATGTTGCCCACTTGATAgaccttcttcttcaaagcaGCATCCTCCTGTTGCTCTCTGTCAGTCAGTTGTTTCTTCTCCTGTGACAACCTCTCCTTCTCAGCCAACAACTCACTAGCGTCCTCCTTGctcttgaatttcaatCCAATATCCTTTTGCAACTTattcaactttttgttcaacTCGTCCAATTCAAATCTCGTCTTGACCCAGCCCTTGTAGTTTTCGACAATTTCGTCAACAATCTCAACACTAGCACCTCTAGCTCTTTGAGATTTTCTGATAAGCTCGGGATCACCGCCCTTTTCCTCAATAAATAGATTGATATCTAGCATATTATAAGTTTCGACAGGCACTTTATGCTTACACAGTGGTCTCCGCAAGAGACCTCTACTTCGAGAGAAGTGTTTACACGCTAACACACGTCGCTTGTACTCTTCACTAGCATCAATTCCCCTCCAGTACCGTATTCACTCGACTCCTGTCCTATTCCATTCCATTGCAATCCTGCTGCTCATTCCAACCCATTCGAGACCAATCCGCTCTGGGGGGACCATGGCGAACAacgagaaaaaattttatccGGAAATTTGTCACTCtctattttcaacattaccctttttcattgcaaTGTCTATAACCTGAAACAGGTCCAATGGTCCAGTGGTTCACGACGTCGCCTTTACACGGCGAAGATCCCGAGTTCGAACCTCGGTTGGATCATTTCAggttttattttttggtttGTTGTTCGTGTATCAGTGTGAGAAACCACGTAGCGTGGCTGGAGATATACTTGTGTACCATTATTAGACCCTATCTCATCAGTTCCCTATCTCATCAGTTCCCTTTCTCCCATTTGCTCTCCTTCTCCTTTACAAGTCACTGAAAACCATGGAACCGTTAGACCTCACGGTATATGACAAAAATATTAGGTATACTCTAAGTCATGGAGATCAATCCAGCACTCATCAGACACCTGACGATGGTCTGAATGCTATGTTTCCgacaaatatcaaatatatcttCGAGGAAGATGCGGATAATGTAGAGCTGGCTGTTGCTGACGAGACCATTGAGAACGTTATCATTATATATTTGGGGGAGTCGGGGGCGTTGGAAGACGTGGAGGTGATAAGTGATCGCTACGAGCTACTGGgtttcagaaaaagaacGTTAGGAACGAATAACGAAGCAGAGACCTATGATATAGAATTGGATGTCCTTTCTGAATTTAGCGACTTATCAACGATTGCTAGCGAGCTTTC
It encodes the following:
- the SES1 gene encoding serine--tRNA ligase SES1 (similar to Saccharomyces cerevisiae SES1 (YDR023W); ancestral locus Anc_3.251), with the translated sequence MLDINLFIEEKGGDPELIRKSQRARGASVEIVDEIVENYKGWVKTRFELDELNKKLNKLQKDIGLKFKSKEDASELLAEKERLSQEKKQLTDREQQEDAALKKKVYQVGNIVHPSVVVSNDEDNNELVRVWKPEDLKEVGSNASATGQPAKLSHHEVLLRLDGYDPERGVKISGHRGYFFRNYGVFLNQALISYGLSFLAARGYIPLQAPVMMNKEVMARTAQLSEFDEELYKVVDGDDEKYLIATSEQPISAYHSGEWFEKPQEQLPVRYAGYSSCFRREAGAHGKDAWGVFRVHAFEKIEQFCLTEPEKSWEEFDRMIGTAEEFYQSLKLPYRVVGIVSGELNNAAAKKYDLEAWFPYQNEYKELVSCSNCTDYQSRNLEIRCGIKKMGDREKKYVHCLNSTLSATQRALCCVLENYQTEDGIVVPEVLRKYIPGEPEFLPFVKELPKNSTSNKEKKK
- the ATG31 gene encoding Atg31p (similar to Saccharomyces cerevisiae CIS1 (YDR022C); ancestral locus Anc_3.250), translated to MEPLDLTVYDKNIRYTLSHGDQSSTHQTPDDGLNAMFPTNIKYIFEEDADNVELAVADETIENVIIIYLGESGALEDVEVISDRYELLGFRKRTLGTNNEAETYDIELDVLSEFSDLSTIASELSLNDLIKLYTTQNEQLQAISNSI